In a genomic window of Shouchella clausii:
- a CDS encoding methionine ABC transporter permease: MDFVHLVEMLPDMWNAFLETLLMISISTAVAILFGFPLGVILFATDRGLFWENQLVQSGLGFIVNIVRSIPFIILLVALYPFTKALVGTTTGPIAASVSLSVAAIPFFARIVESSMREVDKGLIEAAIASGATPWMIIKDVLFLEARASMVQGLTLTIISLIAYSAMAGVIGGGGVGDLAIRYGHYRYDHTIMIATVVILIILVQVFQFLGDLTAKATDKRK; encoded by the coding sequence ATGGACTTCGTGCATTTAGTTGAGATGTTGCCAGATATGTGGAATGCCTTTTTAGAGACATTGTTAATGATCAGCATCTCGACAGCTGTGGCGATATTATTTGGTTTTCCACTTGGCGTCATTTTGTTTGCAACTGACCGTGGCTTGTTCTGGGAAAATCAACTTGTCCAATCAGGATTGGGCTTCATTGTCAACATTGTCCGTTCCATTCCGTTTATCATTTTGCTTGTTGCCCTTTATCCCTTTACGAAAGCGCTCGTCGGTACAACGACAGGCCCGATCGCAGCAAGTGTGTCGTTGTCGGTCGCGGCGATTCCGTTCTTTGCCCGGATTGTAGAAAGCTCAATGCGGGAAGTAGACAAAGGGCTGATTGAAGCAGCAATCGCTTCGGGCGCGACGCCATGGATGATTATAAAAGACGTGCTCTTTTTAGAAGCGCGTGCTTCGATGGTACAAGGGCTTACTCTTACGATTATCAGCTTGATTGCTTACTCGGCAATGGCGGGTGTCATTGGCGGTGGCGGAGTTGGCGATTTAGCGATTCGCTACGGTCATTATCGCTATGACCATACGATTATGATTGCGACTGTGGTGATATTGATCATTCTCGTCCAAGTATTTCAGTTTTTAGGAGATTTGACTGCAAAAGCGACAGATAAAAGAAAATAA
- a CDS encoding methionine ABC transporter ATP-binding protein, with protein MIEASELTKVYETKKKRVVGVDNVSFKVGKGEIFGIVGYSGAGKSSLLRCINLLERPTSGTIRVDGIDLTRLGTRELRQARLKIGMIFQHFYLINQKTVFGNIAFALKAAGVRADLIPARVEELLELVGLSNKRNAYPAQLSGGQKQRVGIARALANKPSVLLCDEATSALDPTTTKSILALLKKLNEELGLTIVLITHEMAVVKEICHKMAIMQDGKIIEQGDVYDVFAAPKAQLTQEFIGDVVSFHIPEQTLRQFSGTIAKVIFKGSVAQQGIISDTLQQFSVKGNFLHGAIEYIGGRPLGIFIMELKGEPTAIQEAIAYIKQRSAEVEVIRDGLRAFS; from the coding sequence ATGATTGAGGCAAGCGAGTTAACAAAAGTATACGAAACGAAGAAAAAACGTGTTGTCGGCGTAGACAATGTTTCTTTTAAAGTAGGCAAAGGAGAGATTTTTGGTATCGTTGGCTACTCGGGAGCGGGCAAAAGTTCACTGCTACGCTGTATCAATTTATTAGAACGGCCGACGAGTGGGACAATTCGCGTTGACGGAATCGATTTGACCAGGCTGGGGACACGCGAGCTTCGGCAAGCGCGCTTAAAGATCGGCATGATTTTTCAGCATTTTTATTTAATCAACCAAAAAACGGTATTTGGCAATATTGCCTTTGCTTTAAAAGCCGCGGGTGTAAGGGCTGATCTAATTCCAGCCAGGGTTGAAGAACTGCTAGAGCTCGTCGGCCTTTCGAATAAACGCAATGCGTATCCGGCACAGCTTTCTGGCGGCCAAAAGCAACGTGTTGGCATTGCCCGAGCGCTAGCCAACAAACCAAGCGTGCTATTGTGTGATGAAGCCACGTCTGCACTTGACCCAACTACAACTAAATCGATTTTGGCATTATTAAAAAAGTTGAACGAAGAACTAGGGCTCACAATTGTGCTCATTACCCATGAAATGGCAGTGGTTAAAGAAATATGCCATAAAATGGCGATTATGCAAGATGGCAAAATCATTGAGCAGGGAGATGTATATGATGTGTTTGCCGCGCCAAAAGCACAGTTAACACAAGAGTTTATTGGCGATGTCGTCTCTTTTCATATCCCTGAACAAACATTGAGGCAATTTTCTGGAACGATTGCTAAAGTAATCTTTAAAGGAAGCGTTGCCCAGCAAGGCATTATCTCGGATACATTGCAACAGTTTTCTGTAAAAGGAAACTTTCTCCATGGAGCGATCGAATATATCGGCGGCCGCCCGCTTGGCATTTTTATTATGGAATTGAAGGGCGAGCCAACAGCGATTCAGGAAGCGATTGCCTATATTAAGCAACGTTCCGCGGAAGTGGAGGTGATTCGCGATGGACTTCGTGCATTTAGTTGA
- the tatC gene encoding twin-arginine translocase subunit TatC yields the protein MQDMSIMDHAEELRRRIFVVLAFFIVALIGGFFLAVPVITFLQNSPQAADMPFNAFRLTDPLRVYMNFAVITALVLIIPVILYQLWAFVSPGLKENEQKATLAYIPIAFLLFLAGIAFSYFILLPFVISFMGQMADRLEINEMYGINEYFSFLFQLTIPFGLLFQLPVVVMFLTRLGVVTPTFLRKIRKYAYFALLVIAGIITPPELTSHLFVTVPMLILYEISITISAITYRKYHGTTDHNGQESAK from the coding sequence ATGCAAGACATGTCCATTATGGATCACGCGGAAGAGCTAAGGCGCAGGATTTTTGTGGTCCTCGCCTTTTTTATTGTCGCGCTTATTGGCGGTTTTTTCTTGGCGGTCCCTGTCATTACATTTTTGCAGAACTCCCCCCAAGCCGCTGATATGCCGTTTAATGCTTTTCGATTGACCGACCCACTTCGGGTCTATATGAACTTTGCTGTCATAACAGCGCTTGTGCTAATCATCCCAGTGATCTTGTACCAATTATGGGCATTTGTTTCACCGGGATTAAAAGAGAACGAACAGAAAGCGACGCTCGCATACATTCCAATTGCGTTCCTATTGTTTTTGGCAGGCATTGCTTTTTCCTATTTTATTTTACTGCCTTTTGTCATTTCCTTTATGGGGCAAATGGCCGACCGCCTCGAAATAAATGAGATGTATGGAATCAATGAATACTTTTCATTTTTGTTCCAACTGACAATCCCTTTTGGGCTTTTGTTTCAGCTTCCGGTAGTTGTGATGTTTTTAACGAGGCTAGGAGTGGTCACGCCGACATTTCTGCGGAAAATCCGTAAATATGCGTATTTTGCCTTGCTTGTGATCGCTGGTATTATTACGCCCCCTGAATTAACGTCTCATTTGTTTGTTACTGTGCCGATGCTTATTTTATATGAGATCAGCATTACCATTTCGGCGATTACATACCGGAAATACCATGGAACCACTGATCATAATGGCCAAGAAAGCGCTAAATGA
- a CDS encoding twin-arginine translocase TatA/TatE family subunit, producing the protein MGGLSVGSVVLIALVALLIFGPKKLPELGKAAGSTLREFKNATKGLADDDDDTKSTNVQKEKA; encoded by the coding sequence ATGGGAGGACTTTCTGTAGGGAGTGTCGTATTAATTGCACTGGTCGCATTGCTAATTTTCGGGCCGAAAAAGCTGCCGGAACTCGGAAAAGCAGCGGGAAGCACATTGCGTGAGTTTAAAAATGCTACCAAAGGATTAGCGGATGACGATGATGACACCAAATCAACAAACGTCCAAAAAGAAAAAGCGTAA
- a CDS encoding redox-sensing transcriptional repressor Rex has translation MKSEQLKIPQATAKRLPLYYRFIESLHAAGKQRVSSTELSQAVKVDSATIRRDFSYFGALGKKGYGYNVQYLLSFFRETLDQDERTNVILVGVGNLGTALLQYNFSKNNNTVITHAFDVDEKKIGTKVGEVPVYNWDKLEEIGLQNVSIAVLTVPASQAQKSADRLVEAGIEGILNFTPVRLSVPAHIRVHHIDLAVELQALVYFLKHYPL, from the coding sequence ATGAAATCAGAACAACTGAAGATTCCTCAGGCAACAGCAAAACGCTTGCCGCTTTATTACCGCTTTATCGAAAGCTTGCATGCTGCCGGAAAACAGCGGGTTTCTTCAACTGAATTAAGCCAGGCAGTAAAAGTAGATTCTGCAACAATCCGAAGAGATTTTTCCTACTTTGGTGCGTTAGGAAAAAAAGGGTATGGGTATAATGTCCAATATCTCCTTTCTTTTTTTAGGGAGACGTTAGACCAAGATGAGCGGACAAACGTGATTTTAGTCGGTGTAGGAAACCTTGGAACTGCATTATTGCAGTATAATTTTTCGAAAAACAACAATACCGTGATCACCCATGCTTTTGATGTCGATGAAAAGAAAATTGGTACAAAAGTAGGCGAAGTTCCTGTGTATAACTGGGACAAGCTTGAAGAAATTGGGTTGCAAAATGTTTCGATTGCGGTTCTGACTGTGCCTGCTTCCCAGGCACAAAAAAGTGCAGACCGCCTCGTTGAAGCGGGAATTGAAGGGATTCTAAACTTTACCCCAGTACGCTTATCCGTACCAGCCCATATTCGCGTTCATCATATTGACCTTGCAGTGGAACTGCAGGCGCTTGTTTACTTTTTAAAGCATTACCCACTATAA